One window from the genome of Streptomyces sp. NBC_01571 encodes:
- a CDS encoding ATP/GTP-binding protein yields the protein MKRLVPLAAFTVLAGTGLTGQAAAQPHAGGGMCTTQPGSWVSVCADDHTAHGGTPGHKGAATKPVGKAGTAPPPCVVQKMSPQPAAGSALWDGHRPGDGAVYTRVCPAGIAGAQAAGSLILPIDTFWSATAPAPAVDPRVLAQQAVDKMLLEGPDIEISPRPGGTGLVGMPVWMAAGQSATTWGPNTANASAGAVTVTATAKVSQVVWSMGDGTSVTCHGPGSAYKTSFGLRKSPTCGHVYAQPSSTAPSGRYRVTATATWDIDWQVDGTGEAGQLTEVRTSAVTLTIAQSQALNS from the coding sequence ATGAAGCGGCTTGTTCCTCTCGCCGCGTTCACGGTTCTCGCCGGGACGGGTCTCACCGGCCAGGCCGCGGCCCAGCCCCACGCCGGTGGCGGCATGTGCACCACGCAGCCCGGGAGTTGGGTCTCCGTGTGCGCCGACGACCACACCGCCCACGGCGGCACTCCCGGCCACAAAGGCGCAGCCACCAAGCCCGTCGGGAAGGCCGGTACGGCGCCGCCACCATGTGTGGTGCAGAAGATGTCGCCGCAGCCTGCCGCGGGCAGCGCCCTGTGGGACGGACACCGGCCGGGTGACGGCGCCGTCTACACCCGGGTCTGCCCCGCGGGCATTGCGGGCGCGCAGGCTGCGGGCAGTCTCATTCTGCCCATCGACACCTTCTGGTCGGCCACCGCACCAGCGCCCGCCGTCGACCCGCGGGTCCTGGCCCAACAAGCCGTGGACAAGATGCTGCTTGAGGGCCCGGACATCGAGATCAGCCCCCGGCCCGGGGGCACCGGCCTGGTCGGGATGCCGGTGTGGATGGCGGCGGGCCAGTCTGCCACCACCTGGGGCCCGAACACGGCGAATGCCTCGGCAGGCGCGGTGACGGTGACCGCCACAGCGAAGGTGTCGCAGGTGGTGTGGTCGATGGGGGACGGCACGTCGGTGACCTGCCACGGCCCCGGCTCGGCCTACAAGACGTCATTCGGGCTGCGGAAGTCCCCCACCTGCGGACACGTCTACGCCCAGCCCTCCAGCACTGCACCCTCCGGCCGATACCGGGTGACGGCGACGGCGACGTGGGACATCGACTGGCAGGTCGACGGCACCGGCGAGGCCGGGCAGCTCACCGAGGTCCGCACCTCCGCCGTGACGCTGACGATCGCCCAATCGCAGGCCCTCAACTCCTGA
- a CDS encoding replication-relaxation family protein, producing the protein MTAIPTRDGIFVPAVHETLPQQIIAALAQHRMATAGQLGHLLRPDSARQTVSRPLNRFRREGLVDFVPLPNSRARAWFLTAEGAQLVRDLPHMRGRPAPPVTSRTAASLKTAHTLTAVRTHLAFVADARRRGDEHDYLDWTPEVAHALGDRERLIADALMHYVLHGQDGRRTKLRCLVEVDRATTSSERLARKLIDYARLHTYAPSRQRTRQPHVPFWQRSYPVFPRILFVLTGAKPVRLANRIEDLRAMAAEHPLVAPFARAVPMGAAVLEEIEEHGATGPVWTPLKGHGGDQRSWTDL; encoded by the coding sequence GTGACCGCCATCCCTACCCGTGACGGCATCTTCGTGCCTGCAGTCCACGAGACGCTGCCGCAGCAGATCATCGCCGCTCTGGCTCAGCACCGGATGGCCACCGCAGGCCAACTCGGGCACCTGCTCAGGCCCGACTCTGCTCGGCAGACAGTGTCGCGACCGTTGAACCGGTTCCGCCGCGAAGGCCTCGTCGACTTCGTGCCCCTGCCCAACTCGCGTGCCAGGGCCTGGTTCCTCACCGCTGAGGGCGCCCAGCTCGTACGAGACCTTCCCCATATGCGGGGACGGCCGGCCCCGCCCGTGACCTCGCGGACCGCGGCTTCCCTGAAGACCGCCCACACCCTGACGGCGGTACGCACCCATTTGGCGTTCGTCGCCGACGCCCGTCGCCGGGGGGACGAACACGACTACCTGGACTGGACTCCGGAGGTCGCCCACGCGTTGGGGGACCGGGAGCGGCTCATCGCTGACGCATTGATGCACTACGTGCTGCACGGGCAGGACGGCCGGCGCACGAAGCTCCGGTGCCTGGTCGAGGTGGACCGTGCGACCACCAGCAGTGAGCGGCTGGCCCGCAAGCTGATCGACTACGCCCGCCTGCACACCTATGCACCCTCCAGGCAGCGGACCCGGCAGCCGCACGTTCCGTTCTGGCAGCGGTCCTACCCTGTGTTCCCGCGCATTCTGTTCGTGCTCACGGGCGCGAAGCCCGTACGGCTGGCGAACCGGATCGAAGACCTTCGGGCGATGGCCGCAGAACATCCGTTGGTGGCTCCGTTCGCCCGGGCCGTGCCCATGGGGGCAGCGGTGCTGGAAGAAATCGAGGAGCACGGCGCGACCGGTCCGGTATGGACGCCGTTGAAAGGGCACGGCGGCGACCAACGCTCCTGGACCGATCTGTGA